In Paenibacillus sp. FSL M7-0420, a single genomic region encodes these proteins:
- a CDS encoding response regulator transcription factor produces the protein MKRVTILIAEDEKEIAGLIALHLEKEGYHCFQVSDGQAAVQAIQSQSIDLAILDIMMPKLDGYEVTRQVRVKHNLPIIFLSAKTSDFDKITGLVMGADDYMIKPFNPMELLARVNSQLRRSLQFSQPPGAHLTSVLELGGLIISPDQHTVTLYGEEIDLTPKEFDILYLLASHSKQVFSAESIFQQVWGEAYYESGNTVMVHIRTLRRKLGEDQNKDRFIKTIWGVGYTFNA, from the coding sequence ATGAAGCGAGTTACTATTCTGATCGCAGAGGACGAGAAAGAGATTGCCGGCCTGATTGCCCTGCACCTGGAGAAGGAAGGGTATCACTGCTTTCAGGTATCCGACGGCCAAGCGGCCGTTCAGGCTATTCAGTCCCAATCCATTGATCTGGCCATCCTGGATATTATGATGCCGAAGCTGGACGGATACGAGGTCACCCGCCAGGTGCGGGTGAAGCATAATCTGCCGATTATTTTCCTCAGTGCCAAGACTTCTGACTTCGATAAGATTACCGGCCTTGTCATGGGCGCGGACGATTATATGATCAAGCCCTTCAATCCGATGGAGCTGCTGGCCCGGGTCAATTCCCAGTTACGGCGCTCCCTGCAGTTCAGCCAGCCTCCGGGTGCCCATCTGACTTCGGTTCTGGAGCTGGGCGGGCTGATCATCTCCCCTGACCAGCACACCGTTACGCTGTATGGAGAAGAGATTGACCTTACGCCGAAGGAATTCGACATCCTCTATCTGCTGGCGAGCCACTCGAAGCAGGTGTTCAGTGCAGAGAGCATATTTCAGCAGGTATGGGGCGAGGCGTACTATGAGAGCGGGAATACAGTGATGGTACATATCCGCACCCTGCGCAGGAAGCTGGGAGAGGATCAGAACAAGGACCGGTTCATCAAGACCATCTGGGGTGTCGGGTACACGTTCAATGCCTAA
- a CDS encoding ABC transporter substrate-binding protein — protein sequence MKMINKMGFLGMSLAFTTMMSACSSGSNTEAPSTGGKTVVTLSVQQDSEFYRAVEQKFEQAYPDIDLQIQAYKGISEKMEGPDYEKYQKTAGTALLSGKGADIYETGSLPASDYVSKKLFLDMNDYLKQSKTLKQEDLQMNVLDALKVNGGTYIIPSGFSLRAFFGDGDVLKQAEIIDKSWTWQDWKKVSKSLIASEQQAGAAHRYALPNNPPDMLLQEMVVDGYNQFVDVAARKAKFDSPAFIFMMREINEMYQEKLMTTEPVETENQLFYSAVIQGPADFINIPYTNFANPKLLYKPHSGTSGAMRIIPSYTFAIQAKSPVAEQAWTFMEFLLSDEVQSLQSREGFSLLRSLNDKQFSELQQQVKSGTYKLPDGKLASVPEGQFKVFQDMMDTADNFAMMDVKILSIIGEEAGAFFSGQKTAEDVAKLIQNKATTYLNE from the coding sequence ATGAAAATGATTAACAAAATGGGCTTTCTGGGGATGAGCCTTGCTTTTACAACGATGATGTCAGCATGCAGTTCAGGGAGCAATACAGAGGCTCCAAGCACCGGGGGGAAGACGGTTGTTACGTTATCGGTCCAGCAGGATAGTGAGTTCTACCGTGCGGTTGAGCAGAAGTTTGAACAAGCTTACCCGGATATCGACTTGCAGATTCAGGCGTATAAGGGGATCAGCGAGAAGATGGAGGGGCCGGATTATGAGAAGTATCAGAAAACCGCCGGTACGGCATTGCTCTCAGGCAAAGGAGCCGATATTTATGAAACGGGCAGTCTGCCCGCCAGTGATTACGTGAGCAAGAAGCTATTCCTTGATATGAATGATTACCTCAAGCAGTCGAAGACGCTGAAGCAGGAGGACCTGCAAATGAATGTGCTGGATGCGCTGAAGGTGAACGGGGGCACCTATATCATTCCATCCGGGTTCAGCCTGAGAGCTTTCTTTGGAGACGGGGATGTACTTAAGCAAGCGGAAATCATTGATAAGAGCTGGACTTGGCAGGATTGGAAAAAAGTATCCAAATCGCTGATCGCGTCGGAGCAACAAGCGGGGGCCGCACACCGCTACGCGCTTCCGAATAATCCGCCGGATATGCTGCTTCAGGAGATGGTGGTCGACGGCTATAACCAGTTCGTAGACGTAGCTGCACGCAAGGCCAAGTTTGATTCCCCTGCCTTCATATTTATGATGCGGGAGATTAACGAGATGTATCAAGAGAAATTGATGACCACCGAGCCGGTGGAGACCGAGAATCAATTGTTCTATTCTGCCGTTATACAGGGCCCGGCGGATTTCATCAACATTCCGTATACCAATTTTGCCAATCCGAAGCTGCTGTATAAGCCGCATAGCGGAACTTCCGGGGCCATGAGAATTATTCCGAGCTATACGTTTGCGATACAGGCCAAATCGCCGGTTGCCGAACAAGCCTGGACGTTCATGGAGTTCCTGCTCTCTGATGAAGTTCAGTCCCTGCAGAGCAGAGAAGGCTTCTCCCTGCTCCGATCGCTTAATGACAAGCAGTTCAGTGAGCTTCAGCAGCAGGTGAAGAGCGGGACGTATAAGCTCCCGGACGGCAAGCTTGCAAGTGTTCCTGAGGGACAATTCAAGGTGTTCCAAGACATGATGGATACAGCGGATAACTTCGCTATGATGGATGTGAAGATTCTGAGCATCATCGGCGAGGAAGCAGGCGCGTTCTTCAGCGGACAGAAGACAGCAGAGGATGTGGCCAAGCTGATTCAGAACAAGGCGACTACGTACCTTAACGAATAG
- a CDS encoding efflux RND transporter periplasmic adaptor subunit: METTGVPADRRRKKNIRTAFLLLMGVLLFFTFFSNTLQSLTLPKVTTVKPQTKSLEFTLEGSGKLTPLREAKLLNASGWKVRQVLVKEGERVTKGQTLIRYDSQVAEAELKDEVAALDKQKIAQQTLQDQFIQTYAEGDELQIRKARREIEAGKVDQVTQARKIAGLRERLTAEQQLKAPFDGIVTQLNALPGILSSGEPDLVLSSSREGFQFDFTADAGLLSSLGITLGEKLEVEVHSAEGPSARILPGKIAEIKSAQARAGSPAGEDNSGAEDIAQKTVFIVMNEGSLQGGEQVQIKLKKPSLQEGVVVPTKAIHQTGGRSFVYTIEEQRGALGNTFVAREVQIRSSITNGPDSMIQTDNLYGDEMIILESSEPLQDGNRVRLQ; the protein is encoded by the coding sequence ATGGAGACTACAGGAGTGCCCGCAGACCGCAGGCGCAAAAAAAATATCAGAACAGCCTTCCTTCTGCTCATGGGCGTGTTACTCTTCTTCACCTTCTTCAGCAATACGCTGCAGTCGTTGACCCTGCCCAAGGTGACCACGGTCAAGCCGCAGACCAAGAGCCTGGAATTCACGCTGGAGGGCAGCGGGAAGCTTACGCCCTTGAGAGAAGCGAAGCTCCTGAATGCCAGCGGCTGGAAGGTCAGGCAGGTTCTTGTGAAGGAGGGGGAACGGGTCACGAAGGGGCAGACGCTGATCCGCTATGACAGCCAGGTCGCCGAAGCGGAGCTGAAGGATGAAGTCGCGGCGCTCGATAAGCAAAAGATCGCGCAGCAGACGCTGCAGGATCAGTTCATTCAGACGTATGCGGAAGGCGATGAGCTTCAGATTCGCAAGGCACGGCGCGAGATTGAAGCGGGCAAGGTCGATCAGGTCACCCAGGCGCGGAAAATTGCCGGATTGAGAGAGCGGTTAACGGCGGAGCAGCAGCTTAAGGCACCCTTCGACGGGATTGTGACCCAGTTGAATGCCCTGCCGGGGATACTGTCATCGGGCGAGCCGGATCTGGTGCTGTCGAGCAGCCGCGAGGGGTTCCAATTCGATTTCACAGCGGACGCTGGGCTATTATCCAGCCTTGGAATTACCCTGGGGGAGAAGCTTGAGGTGGAGGTTCATTCTGCTGAGGGGCCATCGGCCCGGATATTGCCGGGAAAGATTGCAGAGATCAAGAGCGCTCAGGCGCGTGCGGGAAGTCCGGCCGGTGAGGATAACAGCGGGGCGGAGGACATCGCGCAGAAGACGGTCTTCATTGTAATGAATGAGGGTTCGCTCCAGGGGGGTGAGCAGGTTCAGATTAAGCTGAAGAAGCCGTCCCTTCAGGAGGGTGTGGTGGTACCGACTAAGGCCATCCATCAGACGGGCGGGCGCAGCTTCGTCTATACCATCGAGGAGCAGAGGGGGGCATTAGGCAATACGTTTGTCGCCCGCGAGGTTCAGATCCGCTCCAGTATCACGAACGGCCCGGACAGCATGATTCAGACGGATAACCTGTATGGGGACGAGATGATTATTTTGGAGAGCAGTGAGCCCTTGCAGGACGGGAACCGCGTACGTCTGCAATAA
- a CDS encoding carbohydrate ABC transporter permease: protein MGAIALLMLFPIGVTLINSFMSSREIGINYGPIGQMNQVTPGRSDPFANLKWLPDQVSLEQYGKVLLDSPMYLSMFWNSVFLVVPIIAGQTLIAALAAYAFSKLRFRGREALFLVYVLTMLMPFQVTLVPNYIMADRLGLLNSAGAIILPGIFAAFGVFMLRQFMLDIPYAYIEAAKMDGAGHLRIFYTIIVPMVQPGLAALTILLFVDYWNMVEQPLIFLDDPLRQPLSVYLSNVSSEKGLAFAASMIYMAPMVLLFLYAETYFIEGIQLSGIKG from the coding sequence ATGGGGGCGATTGCCCTCCTGATGCTGTTCCCCATCGGAGTGACCCTCATCAATTCGTTCATGAGCAGCCGCGAAATCGGGATCAATTACGGCCCCATCGGACAGATGAATCAGGTAACTCCAGGCAGGAGCGATCCGTTCGCCAACCTGAAATGGCTGCCGGACCAGGTCTCCCTGGAGCAATACGGCAAGGTGCTGCTGGACAGCCCGATGTACCTGTCGATGTTCTGGAATTCGGTCTTCCTGGTGGTGCCGATTATTGCCGGACAGACGCTGATCGCCGCGCTCGCGGCCTATGCGTTCTCCAAGCTGAGATTCCGGGGCCGGGAAGCGCTGTTTCTGGTCTATGTCCTGACGATGCTGATGCCCTTCCAGGTCACATTGGTGCCCAACTACATCATGGCAGACCGGCTGGGGCTGCTGAATAGCGCGGGTGCCATTATCCTGCCCGGTATTTTTGCCGCCTTCGGTGTGTTCATGCTCAGGCAGTTCATGCTGGATATCCCGTATGCCTATATTGAAGCGGCCAAGATGGACGGAGCCGGACATTTGCGGATTTTCTATACGATTATTGTTCCGATGGTCCAGCCGGGCCTGGCCGCTCTGACGATTCTGTTATTCGTTGATTATTGGAATATGGTGGAGCAGCCGCTTATTTTCCTCGACGACCCGCTCAGACAGCCCTTGTCTGTCTACTTATCGAATGTCAGCAGCGAGAAGGGCCTGGCGTTCGCCGCTTCCATGATCTATATGGCACCGATGGTCCTGCTGTTTCTGTATGCGGAGACGTATTTCATCGAAGGGATTCAATTGTCTGGAATCAAGGGCTGA
- a CDS encoding carbohydrate ABC transporter permease: MKNLARKDSTIAWLFLAPSAAGFALFYLIPFGMGLFYSFMDRTIGGHYVGLDNYREVIAGESFRKAASNTFYFSVVSVPLLIVLSLGLALLLHRKLYFQKWLRTAYVLPLVVPVASIILVWQILFDWNGVLNAWLSGFGRTRVDWMKTEAARNVIMLMYVWKNIGYNVILFLAGLQQIPKDYYETAQIEGAGRIRQFRSITLVYLTSTMFFVVIMSVINSFKVFRETYLIAGAYPHDSIYMLQHYMNNMFLSLDLQKMTAASTLMVGGILIIVLGLFAMERRYRRYME, translated from the coding sequence TTGAAGAATTTGGCCCGTAAAGATTCAACAATTGCATGGTTATTTCTGGCGCCCAGTGCGGCGGGGTTTGCCCTGTTTTATCTGATTCCGTTCGGCATGGGCTTGTTCTACTCCTTCATGGACCGCACGATAGGGGGCCACTATGTGGGACTGGATAATTACCGGGAGGTCATTGCGGGCGAATCCTTCCGGAAGGCGGCCTCTAATACCTTCTACTTCAGTGTGGTGAGTGTTCCGCTGCTGATTGTGCTGTCGCTGGGACTAGCGCTGCTGCTGCACAGGAAATTGTATTTTCAGAAATGGCTGAGAACTGCGTACGTACTCCCGCTGGTCGTGCCTGTAGCCTCTATTATCTTGGTCTGGCAGATCCTGTTCGACTGGAACGGGGTGCTTAATGCCTGGCTGAGCGGCTTCGGCCGGACGCGGGTGGACTGGATGAAGACGGAGGCTGCGCGGAATGTCATCATGCTGATGTATGTCTGGAAAAACATCGGGTATAACGTGATCCTGTTCCTGGCCGGCTTGCAGCAGATTCCGAAGGATTATTATGAGACCGCCCAGATCGAGGGGGCCGGACGGATAAGGCAGTTCCGTAGCATTACGCTGGTCTATTTAACCTCTACGATGTTTTTTGTCGTCATTATGTCGGTCATTAATTCCTTCAAGGTCTTCCGGGAGACATATCTGATTGCCGGAGCTTACCCGCATGACAGTATCTATATGCTGCAGCACTATATGAACAATATGTTCCTGTCGCTTGACCTCCAGAAGATGACGGCTGCATCGACCTTAATGGTCGGCGGCATTCTGATCATCGTGCTGGGATTGTTCGCTATGGAACGCCGCTACCGGCGGTATATGGAATAG